The genomic region AAACTaccatataattataatacgcTGAAATCTCAATGTTTTTATACGAATAGATTAATGCttctttatacatatatattcagaagtatattattttagctGCGTCGTCTaacgtaataaaatgtttatgatTCCATTGGATAAAAACAAAGTACATTCTCTCtgcaatttacaaaataactGCCGAAATGACTAcagttattatttacttattaattctAACTACAAAACTAGTATTCTAATGTTTTATAATGATtctttgaaacatttaatttcactCGAAACAATTCATGACCGAAAACGCGTTATCTTTTCAATCTCAAAGCTTCGTGTGAATTTCTGGCAATCGATGTTCCCAAAATTGTAAATTGGATTCGAACGTATTACCAGGTATATCAGACTCTAAGTTATTTCTAAaagttgaaatgaaaaatcgtaCAGGCAGAGCAACGAAAGTAAATGGTCGCGCGGCTTTGATCAATGATTATGAAACAGCCACCGCGTAGACTGGTTGCGAAACGGAGCCAAAAATAATCTGCCGGTTCGTAGCATTTCCCTTGTTTAAAGGAAACGCAGTGAACCGGCTCCGGTTTGAAAAGCGCAAGTGAACTTTACCGGCCTGGGAATAAATAAGAGCACGTATCGGACGTAACTGTAAAAAGAACGTTCGAACGATCGCGGACGTAGAGAAACGAACGGGTTCTGTTCTATGGGACCTCGCGCGATTAACGCAAATAGCATTCGAGCCTTAGTACCCCTTCCAGTACTTACCTCGCGAATGTCGCTTAGCGAGAGCAGCGAGTGGACAGTACCGTGGTCGCGCtcgcgaaataatttcaagcaaTTTGAAACGATGgaagaaaatcgaaacatttttatgggCATTCTGTCGCATACATTATTTGtttctaaaaagaaagaaacattttttataagtaAATACATATGTAGCTTATAAGACagatgtattaataataataataaatacttcaATTTAGATCTCTTGACAAGATTAACTTGATCTTCAAGTGAGTGTGCGAGACAAGACTAAaccgatattaaatttttatgttcttaaaaataacagaattccATATTTTCAGATTATCCTCTTTCATTCTAAATCGGAAATCCTGAATATTCGTTTGACCCATCACGAGCCTGATTCGTGGTAATTCccgaaggggttaatttacACTACGTATGGATTTCAAAGCTTCGAGGCTTGCCGATTCTATCACGGCCACACCCATCGAACTATTTCAGTTACGAAACCCGGCGCTGATATAATCCTTTTCAGCAACAATATCGTCTATTGTTAACGTTCGAAGTTTCATGATTGTgtgtagaataatatttcgcaCGAGATACGTCGGTATTCTTCTTCTCCGAGCCGCCGCGTTGGGGGAACCGATTCTGAAATGAGTTTACGCTCACCAACACTTGCAATATTGTTACACGGTGACTCGCGAAAATAGCATTTGAATACCAACCTGTGTTTGTAACATTTACCGTGGGAGTGTTatctaaatattgttattatatttcatcgttatctgaatattaacatattgtttataattatcaatttttgcgTGTTTGTaagattatgaaattttaaaaaacacagACCTGAGGAAAATGTGTGCAATGATTTAGTAATACTATTATCTTGTTGCTTTTAGGAATTCGGATATAGAATGATGCACGCAGTACATGTATATTGTTGAAGCTACAAAATTAGTTCCTGAATAAATGACGAAGCAAATAAGAAAGTTGAGAAACGCGTAAATCCTTGCATCTTTGCCGATAAGAGAGTTTCATCGGTTTTCATGATGCATGCACAGTCTCGAAAGTGGAGCCTACTTTTTTTCGATCGGAAACTAGGAGAAGCCGGTCACTGCCGCGATTGTGTTCGCCATAACGCCCTCGAAATTGTCTTCGGTTACTCTACCGTTTCCAAACGAAAGCACTCGTGTTGTGTGggaaagttttaaaataattaggaaCACGTTCGATAAAGAATGTTGACAGAATTGGGAACTAAGACGctgaaaatatggaaaatagtTATAATCCTAAGAAAAGAAAGCTTCTGGAagaatattcttataaaataataattgtaaaacgaATCTAGtatctttatatttctgttaacAAAACAAATCTGACATTAATAAGACCTTTCGAGGCGAATACGTCGAAGACATGAGAAGGTCAACTTTATCTTTTTAAATGGCatcatatattttgtattataccAATCATCTGAATCATTCATTTAGAGTTTagaagttaatttaattttaagtatacTGTGTTAGCCTTATCATCGACGGTTTCGAAGTTATTTGCTTGATTTCAACAGCGGCTAAAGCATATAAAACTCTTAAAATTGGAAAGCTGATTGTTGAAATTGATTGtcaaattggaaaaatattccttCAAAATGTGCTGATTATTGAACTTCAAAATAAGTAGACAACGTTTTTAAATGTCCATCGAATAATTGTCGACAGGTAAAATGTCAACGAACACGGAAAGAATAGTTACTTAAGAGATCATGACGGAGAATAGAACGCAGTAGGTTCATTGTTCCAGCCCGAATTTTCCACGAAGATGAGCGAACGAAATGTACCCCTCTTCCAACAAATGGTTGTTACAAAACACAGAGAGACAATGCTGGAAAGCGTCTTTGCTTTCTTTCGGAGGTGACTCGGGACAGTTTCTCACAAAACCGCGTTAGCTTCGCGTGTCGAGCAACAATCCCATGCATGGTATAACCCGTGCTTGTACAATTCTCAATTCTACTCGCTATTTGCATCCAATAATGTTTTcactgatttatattttaactatttgtTCTTGTCACAAATCCACAAAATTCAGCGTCTCGCCATAACTTTgtataatactaattatacAAATAGCGAATTCGATCACTGTCTTTtcatcgatttaaaaatttctaaattagtAAAAGGGTCTTCttgaaatgaaatgttatttgaTCGATAACTTCTCTTTCTGTTTTGAAGGAACGGCCGAATCCTGGTCAAGTAACCGATTTTCACGGTTAATACCGACGAATTCGGTGTACGAGCAGCAAGAGAAAAATGTCTCGCCGACCAGCAAGCCGGCGGAACCGTTTTCACGCTCCTTGGACGAGAACAACGTCATGGAGACGTCGAAGACGAACGCGAAAGACACCGGGCACGATGaggtagaagaagaagaggtcTACGAGGACGAGTATGAGACTGAATCGGAGTCGAAAACGGATCccgaaaaatcgagaaaatccGAGGGAATCAGCGATACGGCAACGCGTGAACGATCATCTGCTGATCTATCTTCGAGATCGAAGGACACTCCCAGAGATGAGGATTATGTTGAAGATCCTTCAACGAGTCAATACGATGCCTATTACTATTATGAGGATTacgagaataataataaatcgcgTTACGACGCTGTCGGTAGGTTTGATGAAACTttcatctttttaatattcgtaTCATCAACGACTGACCtattaactttaataattcgttatGTCCCACTAAAAATAATGCACTTTTGATCTTTGtcatttatgcatttttacaTTACAGATCGGTTTATGTAATTgtcagaaaagaaaaaatgaagcAATGGATCAAGACATTTTACAGTGCTGTGAAAAAAATAGATTCCATAGTCAAAATCTTTGCAGTTTTAAAACGTTTAACAAAAAGAATTACAATCAATTGTTtgctcaatatttaatattatcacttTCGTTTTTTGTgacatacaataatttattgggAACACTAACGATCAGAACtgctaaattttcatttaacaagCAATATGAAAGTTTGTAAAACGTGCAAGCATTAATGTGACAATTAAATAGTATCGCATAGGGATAGTAAAATACACGACAACGATCAATATCAAAATGAACGAACCAATGAATTGAATGTGAGGATAACCCGAAACTGTTATTTAACAGTGCGAACTACACTTATTGTTAACCCGCATTTTTCTTCTGTTGTAACGTTACAGTATCATACAGTTATGATCTTTCTAAACGCATTCTACATTGCATAAGGCCGTTTCATCACTCGCTCGTCAGGAAGTAGCGTATATCAAGAATGATACACGAATTATAAGTTACCATTTTCACCGTGCACTCATTGTCAAGCTGTTATGCATCAAAAAATGATCGCGTGATCTTTTTGCCAGCAATAAGCTTAACGTTGTAGTTAACTACTCAGCAGGCAAAGTGACTTGTGTTTCatcttctttaaaaaatatatatatatatatatattgagaTTAACTATGACATTTAACACGTGAACATGTTAAAGTCGAGAactcaaaaattgtttctgtttGCATCGTATTCGTATAGTTGATTTTGTGTcgtgattaatattaatattaatatttggatAATAATCTCAAAATGTTTTCTCAATTCTTCTATACAACGTACCTTCTATAGTTGCCATTTTTGcagctaaaataaaataagtaaaagacTCGTgaaatgtacaaatatttaacgagcTTACGTGGTATACTGTTAAAGCGTAATTTACTTGGTATAACACAATGAACGCGACgtattatttcactttttgGTGCATAAAATGATAATGGTGTTGTACGACTCGCAAAACGTTACACAACCACTGACGTTTCTCTGGTATTCTCTGTCACTGTTTTAATAGCATGGTGCGATACTCATTGAATTGTTTATGGGAAACGGTTTTAAACTCAGGACTTTATACTTTACTCTACCTTACGTTTAAGCAGCGATTCGaaccaaaattataattttatcaatttacaaaaatgataattcgCTGATCGTCATAAATCACAAGAGGTTGAAAaggaacattaatttttcagtgaaCGCTGATCTCCTCGATTATGCGGACGTCGAGGAGGAGGAAAGAGAAGAAGCTGAAGAAAAAGGGGAGAAAACAGCGAAACACGTTTTATCCGAGAAAGacgaaaagaaagaggaagaagaagaagcagaagaacacgagaaggaggaagagcaagagaaagaagaaaaggatGAACTTCATTCATCGAACAATGCAACCTCGGATCTCCTCGAGGAGAAAGACCTGGACACATTGGTCACCCTAACGAACGCCGAAGAGGGTTCGTCGATGGAGGGCAGCCACAAAAGCTTCTCGATCCTTGGACCACCGAATGCAGATACGAACTCGTCAGCCAACGATAGCTCGATTCTGATTGGCGAAGCGGTGGTGTCGGTGGTGACGACAAAGAGCGTGGTGAACGGGACGATATCCATTCCGACGACATCCGCGCCGACGACGGTGGAGCAGATGGCTGCGCCACCGTCACCCTCGACGATGATGacagcgacggcgacgacggaaCAGCCGGGAGTGACCGTCACCACGGAGGACTCGTCCAGAATCTTGGCGTCCGTGCAAACGAGTCGCAGCATTTCCGGCGCACGGTTCTTACCGTTCCCGGTGATAGATCGCGTGGAACCTATCAACCCCAATAGCGAGAAGAAGACCTCTCCGCCCACGGAATCCACGGAGAGCATCATAGATAAGTTAGACAGAGTGCAATCCGAATTATCTAGCGGTATTCTCGCAGGTGGCTTTAGAACCGCTGGCAATTCTCTGCAACTGGACGTGCTTGCCGACAGAGAAAAGAATAGGCGAAGGTTCACTACTACTACAAAGCCTCCAGTGATCAGTAAATTTGTACCAAGACGTTATAATGATAAGAGGACTGACCATGGGAACGTCACGCCGGAACCACGCTTAAAAACCACGCTGGACAGTCTAGAAGGTCTTCTACCGCGAGATTACGTCGTCAGGAATCCTAGCGGTACTAGCGCGCCCTTGAAGATTGGATTCAGGTTGGTACTTGGTTAACACTCCTACGGTGTTCATAAAAACTGGTCTTAATTTCGTTGTATATCTGATTTGTATTCTGTAatactttcaatattatattgaactATATTTTAAGTATACCAGAactatactttttattactaactgctatattattattattagactgctgTATTATTTGAGACATTATAAAGATGAATTTCTTAAACCCAGGTGGCCCTCGAAGAGCACGACGACGTCAGAAGCAACGACTCAACTGTCAACAACCACAACTGCTCCCGTCGCTTCGACCACGAAAAAGCTGAAAACGAACGTGGTAGCGCAAGATATCAACGCGTTTTTGCCAGCTGGTTACAAACTGAAGAAAGAAGACTCCACCATTACCGAAAGCTCCCTTTTAACAGACATCCTCGCAAAATCAAAACTCGACATCTCGTCGTTACTACCGCCGGATTATAACAAGAAGAAGATCGAAGCAAGCTCAACCGCGAAGAGCATAATTACTACGACGACTGCGAAGAAGCCCGTGGATGTCTCGACAGAAAAACCGGCCGCAGAAAAAAGTATACAGGATTTATTCGCGAAATCGCAATTCGACATTTCGTCTTTACTGCCGCGTGATTACGAACAAAAGCAGAAGAATGTCACCACGGACTCCAAGCACGGCGAAGAACACGCTGTACAGACTACCGAGGCCGAGTCGTCCACGATGGAATCTGCTTCCTCCACAACCGCAAAATCTGGCGGTTTGAAAATTGTGTTTCCCAGCAGACCGGGAGGCCGAAAGCCTATCCACAAAATTACTACGCCGCAAACTCCTCGTGGCGACGCCCCAGGAGCGGTTACACTGAAAATACAGAGAGGATGGCCGACTAGGTGAATTGACTGTTAGACATTGTTCTCACAATTagtgaagaaaattgtaatgatAAAATCACTTCAACTCtgtattttccatattttctaaaattgcgCATTTAGAGGTGTcccgtttaaaaaattattgataatcgCCGGTAGACGAAGTTTTATTAACGCGAAATAGAGAAcggaaacaaaattaattactaacactaaatcaaattttgttaaaactgCAAATTGAGTACAGAAATTCagattaaaattgaacttttaGAGCTACTACAGAGTTTACTGGTTGGCCGACTCCATCGACGACACCGATctctatagaaaaattgctggAAGCTGCCCGAACTGCAACCATATCTTCGCTGAATTCATCACTTATACCGATCACCGAAGTAACATCGAGTACTTCGACAACGACCACGACAACCACAACACCCAGACCTACTACTCCAGGAATCTGCGAACAAGATTGCGAAGTTGCTGGAACGATCAAGATAATTGGTAATGCGACCTGGGTACCGGAATTACTTGACCGAAACACTCAAGAATGGCAGAAACTTGCCAATGAGATCGAACAAGAGGTAAAAATGAGGGATGGTAATAGAAGTGCAGATGATTATGGTAAAATAAGATTCGGTGTACTAATAACATACtttacgatttcttttcttctataaatttgctctaaattttgataaatcataataagaaattctttttcacAGATGAACTTCGTATTTTCCAAATCGTCTGTCTTGACAAAGTGgtataaaaaagtgaaaattgaTTCATTCAGGTAATTACTTGTACTACATATGCTTAAGTCgagatatttttacagaaaagaataatttttgttaaataataatttgaacatttaCAGCAAAGGAAGTATATTAGTAGACTATTTCATCGAATTAACTAACTTGGAGCAAAAGATCAATACACAAGAGTTGAAAGCCATATTCCACAATTCATTGCATGCATACAACACGAACAGATGGAATGATACGAAAACCAAGGACTCGATAAAATTAGgatcatttattattgatcCAAAATATACGGACTTCGTTGGtacgctattttatttataaattataaatattagtgttaagacatatttttttaataataatgtaaatccTTCTTTTTAGTAATACCAAAAGCTACTACTCCCAAGTACATTGAAAAAGATGACAAATTGTTACCACAGTGGGCCATTGCTGTAATTGTGATTGGAGTTGGTGGACTACTCTTCATCATTATATTTGGTGTTTCTGTTGTCAGTAACATATCATTACAgcataattgtataaaattgctatacaataatatttattattccctaagtagaaacgaaatttatatttgcatgCACCATAAATCTGTGAATCCCAACAAcctaattataatacattacaaATGTTGATATTTACACTCGCAATTGATTTTCAGCTTATAAATCGCCATGGTTCAAAATTAAAGCCATCAGTATCTGCAATTTATGACGAAGAACtatcgaaaaatataactCAGAGATCCACTGATTATTCAAAACCTGTGCACACCATATGGACGGATCCCGACGTCTCTTGGAATGACAAATCTTTTGAATCAACTTCTAATaaggtatttttaaattcacgtTTAAGATTATTCAATTctaaatttcgataaaatctaTGCCTAGAATTATTCTTTGCGATGTGAAATATGTCAATtatctgcaaaataaataatagtacattTTGCTCTATTTAAAGGTACTCGtcgaaaaatcgtttcaagacaataaaaaatacaacatGTACGATAGTTGGCGGTCGGAATGGAATGGCTACTATTGTAATGGGTCTCACGCCAGCAGCAAATATGATGGCTACGACAGCACGACAAATTTATCGAGTCGCCATCATCCCGACTATGATACGAATTTCTAAATTTGATTGTAATAAAGTACATTTTCGATCCAttctatttccatttatttatttagtactttAAGTATGTAATACATTTTCATCGCGCTAACGTGTATAAATTTCTCAAACAGTGAAaacagtatattttaataaagaataattaattaaataataatcaaatattgtcaaataaggagaaaatgaaaattgggTAAAAGTAGCTCCAAATAGCGAAAATACAAAAAgattttcttaaatggaaGAGGAgcaaaaatttagaataatgaTCAGAAGTGATCTCGCAAATGACCATTACTGACCACTAGTGACCACAGGAGTCACCAAAAGTCAGTAGTGATCCACAGAGATACACCCTGGGTCAGGGATCGTGCTCTTTTGCTCACTCGCCGCTTCCTCTCTTTGTCTAAAAGTATGAGGGCAGCACTGCTTAGCTATAGAGCGTCAACCAATCAAAAAAGGTAGATTCTGTACCATACTTCAAATTTCTGAGCCCTGTACCCTCCGACATAGCGCAATATGATGAGGCAATACTGTATATAGTAGCAATATTCGCGTCGGTCATGTAACGAGGCAACATAACAGACCACAGTTGCCGTAGGTTGGTCACactgattttataaaagatttgCCGATAATTTATGTAGAGTACAGATCGTGTGGTGTTTTGATATACGtcaaattactataaaatggtacatctaaaaattattctataaggAAAGGTATTTTGATATTAGAAttgtttgttatatatacatatgtatgtaatatatttttcagttaccATTATCATTGTTAAGGACAGCACAAAATCATCCTATGGTATGTTtttttgaaatgcaaaaattatatacgttcgtattatagatatatacataattacgCATAActtaatgttatattttacagCTTGTTGAACTAAAAAATGGGGAGACATATAACGGACACTTAGTTAGCTGCGATAGTTGGATGAACATAAATCTTAGAGAGGTTATATGCACATCTAGGGTACAGTATCcaatagtttataaaattcttgacGTAGTAAGGAGTtagatattttagtttttgGTAAAAACTTTAAATACCGAGTTAATGATTATAAACGCACTTAACTTGAAcaaaatcgtaattttaaaTCTTGTTTTAGATATACCAAACACTATACATAAccatgtatatataaatgttgtaGCAaggatttataaattactttagatctttatataaatatacatacttGAAAACGTATTTGAATGccatttaaaatagaataacttCTTTATAATTAGTTCAAGCAATCTAAATTCTTTTGAGATGTTAGAAACATTTAGTTTACTAAGCAAtgactaaataatttctttaaaaaattacaatttttatttattatcctgAGGCTCCATTTTTTCATATTCGTTTGATAgtattgaaaacaatattgcaaaaaattaaattctgaataCAACTCCaagcattaaatatttaacaataaattttacaggtatttattccaataaattaattacatgatTTGTGACTAGGATGGTGACAAATTCTGGAGAATGCCAGAATGTTATATTAGGGGTAGTACAATCAAATACCTGCGAATACCTGATGAGGTTATAGATATGGTAAAAGAAGATGTACAGATGAAATCACGTGGTCGTGGAGAAATGAAAGGAAGAGGACAAAATCAAAGAGGACGTGGAAGCGGAAGAGGTACAACAGTCGttgtatacatatacctaAATTCCTCTTACTTCAttctatgaatattatttcttacagGTACTTTCGGTCGAGGTGGAAGAGGTCCTGCACCTCTTGGACGCGGAGGAGGAAATCCAGGTGGAAATAAACCACAAAATAAAGCAAGgactaaataaaacaaaactcatgttaatataatttaattaattcatagatatatttccttgtattt from Augochlora pura isolate Apur16 chromosome 5, APUR_v2.2.1, whole genome shotgun sequence harbors:
- the LOC144469977 gene encoding U6 snRNA-associated Sm-like protein LSm4 isoform X2; amino-acid sequence: MLVELKNGETYNGHLVSCDSWMNINLREVICTSRDGDKFWRMPECYIRGSTIKYLRIPDEVIDMVKEDVQMKSRGRGEMKGRGQNQRGRGSGRGTFGRGGRGPAPLGRGGGNPGGNKPQNKARTK
- the LOC144470337 gene encoding uncharacterized protein LOC144470337 isoform X2 — protein: MLLREISTRDRDTTPTCGTAESWSSNRFSRLIPTNSVYEQQEKNVSPTSKPAEPFSRSLDENNVMETSKTNAKDTGHDEVEEEEVYEDEYETESESKTDPEKSRKSEGISDTATRERSSADLSSRSKDTPRDEDYVEDPSTSQYDAYYYYEDYENNNKSRYDAVVNADLLDYADVEEEEREEAEEKGEKTAKHVLSEKDEKKEEEEEAEEHEKEEEQEKEEKDELHSSNNATSDLLEEKDLDTLVTLTNAEEGSSMEGSHKSFSILGPPNADTNSSANDSSILIGEAVVSVVTTKSVVNGTISIPTTSAPTTVEQMAAPPSPSTMMTATATTEQPGVTVTTEDSSRILASVQTSRSISGARFLPFPVIDRVEPINPNSEKKTSPPTESTESIIDKLDRVQSELSSGILAGGFRTAGNSLQLDVLADREKNRRRFTTTTKPPVISKFVPRRYNDKRTDHGNVTPEPRLKTTLDSLEGLLPRDYVVRNPSGTSAPLKIGFRWPSKSTTTSEATTQLSTTTTAPVASTTKKLKTNVVAQDINAFLPAGYKLKKEDSTITESSLLTDILAKSKLDISSLLPPDYNKKKIEASSTAKSIITTTTAKKPVDVSTEKPAAEKSIQDLFAKSQFDISSLLPRDYEQKQKNVTTDSKHGEEHAVQTTEAESSTMESASSTTAKSGGLKIVFPSRPGGRKPIHKITTPQTPRGDAPGAVTLKIQRGWPTRATTEFTGWPTPSTTPISIEKLLEAARTATISSLNSSLIPITEVTSSTSTTTTTTTTPRPTTPGICEQDCEVAGTIKIIGNATWVPELLDRNTQEWQKLANEIEQEMNFVFSKSSVLTKWYKKVKIDSFSKGSILVDYFIELTNLEQKINTQELKAIFHNSLHAYNTNRWNDTKTKDSIKLGSFIIDPKYTDFVVIPKATTPKYIEKDDKLLPQWAIAVIVIGVGGLLFIIIFGVSVLINRHGSKLKPSVSAIYDEELSKNITQRSTDYSKPVHTIWTDPDVSWNDKSFESTSNKVLVEKSFQDNKKYNMYDSWRSEWNGYYCNGSHASSKYDGYDSTTNLSSRHHPDYDTNF
- the LOC144469977 gene encoding U6 snRNA-associated Sm-like protein LSm4 isoform X1 produces the protein MLPLSLLRTAQNHPMLVELKNGETYNGHLVSCDSWMNINLREVICTSRDGDKFWRMPECYIRGSTIKYLRIPDEVIDMVKEDVQMKSRGRGEMKGRGQNQRGRGSGRGTFGRGGRGPAPLGRGGGNPGGNKPQNKARTK
- the LOC144470337 gene encoding uncharacterized protein LOC144470337 isoform X1; the protein is MSKRKGTDTWSMRTIPTCLILGCCILAVGCQQGTAESWSSNRFSRLIPTNSVYEQQEKNVSPTSKPAEPFSRSLDENNVMETSKTNAKDTGHDEVEEEEVYEDEYETESESKTDPEKSRKSEGISDTATRERSSADLSSRSKDTPRDEDYVEDPSTSQYDAYYYYEDYENNNKSRYDAVVNADLLDYADVEEEEREEAEEKGEKTAKHVLSEKDEKKEEEEEAEEHEKEEEQEKEEKDELHSSNNATSDLLEEKDLDTLVTLTNAEEGSSMEGSHKSFSILGPPNADTNSSANDSSILIGEAVVSVVTTKSVVNGTISIPTTSAPTTVEQMAAPPSPSTMMTATATTEQPGVTVTTEDSSRILASVQTSRSISGARFLPFPVIDRVEPINPNSEKKTSPPTESTESIIDKLDRVQSELSSGILAGGFRTAGNSLQLDVLADREKNRRRFTTTTKPPVISKFVPRRYNDKRTDHGNVTPEPRLKTTLDSLEGLLPRDYVVRNPSGTSAPLKIGFRWPSKSTTTSEATTQLSTTTTAPVASTTKKLKTNVVAQDINAFLPAGYKLKKEDSTITESSLLTDILAKSKLDISSLLPPDYNKKKIEASSTAKSIITTTTAKKPVDVSTEKPAAEKSIQDLFAKSQFDISSLLPRDYEQKQKNVTTDSKHGEEHAVQTTEAESSTMESASSTTAKSGGLKIVFPSRPGGRKPIHKITTPQTPRGDAPGAVTLKIQRGWPTRATTEFTGWPTPSTTPISIEKLLEAARTATISSLNSSLIPITEVTSSTSTTTTTTTTPRPTTPGICEQDCEVAGTIKIIGNATWVPELLDRNTQEWQKLANEIEQEMNFVFSKSSVLTKWYKKVKIDSFSKGSILVDYFIELTNLEQKINTQELKAIFHNSLHAYNTNRWNDTKTKDSIKLGSFIIDPKYTDFVVIPKATTPKYIEKDDKLLPQWAIAVIVIGVGGLLFIIIFGVSVLINRHGSKLKPSVSAIYDEELSKNITQRSTDYSKPVHTIWTDPDVSWNDKSFESTSNKVLVEKSFQDNKKYNMYDSWRSEWNGYYCNGSHASSKYDGYDSTTNLSSRHHPDYDTNF
- the LOC144470337 gene encoding uncharacterized protein LOC144470337 isoform X3, which encodes METSKTNAKDTGHDEVEEEEVYEDEYETESESKTDPEKSRKSEGISDTATRERSSADLSSRSKDTPRDEDYVEDPSTSQYDAYYYYEDYENNNKSRYDAVVNADLLDYADVEEEEREEAEEKGEKTAKHVLSEKDEKKEEEEEAEEHEKEEEQEKEEKDELHSSNNATSDLLEEKDLDTLVTLTNAEEGSSMEGSHKSFSILGPPNADTNSSANDSSILIGEAVVSVVTTKSVVNGTISIPTTSAPTTVEQMAAPPSPSTMMTATATTEQPGVTVTTEDSSRILASVQTSRSISGARFLPFPVIDRVEPINPNSEKKTSPPTESTESIIDKLDRVQSELSSGILAGGFRTAGNSLQLDVLADREKNRRRFTTTTKPPVISKFVPRRYNDKRTDHGNVTPEPRLKTTLDSLEGLLPRDYVVRNPSGTSAPLKIGFRWPSKSTTTSEATTQLSTTTTAPVASTTKKLKTNVVAQDINAFLPAGYKLKKEDSTITESSLLTDILAKSKLDISSLLPPDYNKKKIEASSTAKSIITTTTAKKPVDVSTEKPAAEKSIQDLFAKSQFDISSLLPRDYEQKQKNVTTDSKHGEEHAVQTTEAESSTMESASSTTAKSGGLKIVFPSRPGGRKPIHKITTPQTPRGDAPGAVTLKIQRGWPTRATTEFTGWPTPSTTPISIEKLLEAARTATISSLNSSLIPITEVTSSTSTTTTTTTTPRPTTPGICEQDCEVAGTIKIIGNATWVPELLDRNTQEWQKLANEIEQEMNFVFSKSSVLTKWYKKVKIDSFSKGSILVDYFIELTNLEQKINTQELKAIFHNSLHAYNTNRWNDTKTKDSIKLGSFIIDPKYTDFVVIPKATTPKYIEKDDKLLPQWAIAVIVIGVGGLLFIIIFGVSVLINRHGSKLKPSVSAIYDEELSKNITQRSTDYSKPVHTIWTDPDVSWNDKSFESTSNKVLVEKSFQDNKKYNMYDSWRSEWNGYYCNGSHASSKYDGYDSTTNLSSRHHPDYDTNF